The region GTTAATCAAAACTTTAATACTCCTTCCTTTTGACATTTGTGTAGCTATAAAAGCATGTCactaaatttcaaatttatgtAGTTTCCACATATCTTCATTTCCATAAGCAAATTTCTTCACTAGCTAATATTGGCATCCTTTGCAGGTATCTGCATGAAGTTCGTTCCCCATCATTGGTTCATAAAAACATTAAATCGGCAAATATTTTACTTGATCTGGAACTCAATCCTCATCTATCAGACTCTGGATTAGCATGCCTTATTGATGATGCAGATCAGGTGACTTTGAGCTCCTTACTTTACGCATTGTTGCAAAGTGTTTTGAGGGATTTGATATATAagcatgtacatgtatatataggcGTGTTTGACATGCTATTGACTGCTAACTTGTCCTTTTCAAAGAGATACAAGAAATATCAACGAATCACATGGTTGAAGCTTAAAACGTCATTTGCTTTAGGGGAAGCTTTGTTTTGTGCACAAACCTTTGAAACATGGAATCTTTTACAGCAGTTTCTGTGGTTCATAAATTGGGTCCCAAAGAGAAATTGTTACGTAAAAAGCAGGAACCTTTTTCAAATCTTGGGCATGAAATTGTCCAGTAGTAATTTATAGAAGGAACATGTTACCATATAACTCATTTTAATGAACTAATCTTTCAATGGTCCCTGGTGCTTTTATCTCCTGCTCTTCTCTACTGCTCGATTGGTATTAGCTGTTTGTTCTTCCTAAAAGCTTCACGTCACTATCATCTTCCCAAGATGTTTCAACGTGATCATATTTGCAGGGACAAAACCATAATACAGGGTCTGGTTATGGAGCACCTGAGGTAGCTATGTATGGGCAATGCACCATAAAAAGCGATGTATACAGCTTTGGAGTTGTTATGTTGGAACTTCTTACCGGACGCAAACCTTTTGATAGGTAAAGTTACTTAGGCACTATGATACTGTGTCAAATTACTTGAATACAAACAGGAGGAAATTCAGaaatttcaacttcttgatCAACATGTATGCTCTTAATGCAGTGCGAGACCAAGATCTGAACAATCTTTAGTTAGATGGGCAACACCTCAACTGCATGATATTGATGCATTGGCTAGGATGGTTGATCCAGCGCTCAAAGGGCTCTATCCAGTTAAATCTATTTCCCGCTTTGCTGATGTACTTGCGCTTTGTGTCCAGGTAATATTTTGAATGGACAGTGAGACAAATTCATAATTCTGCTGTGTTTATCAAGAACCTAGATTCTTTAGTTCAGTCAACATTATCTCATTGTCCTGTATGCTATTGTGGCAGCCTGAGCCTGAGTTCCGGCCACCTATGTCAGAAGTGGTTGAAGCCTTAGTTCGGTTAGTTCAACGAGCAAATATGAGCAAGAGAACATATAGTCTTGATCGGAGTTCGAGGGGTGAAACGGATGCTCAACAAAACCAACCTTAGTTCCGATGTAATTGTAGCCTTTTCTACAAATGTCTCTCTTTATTCTTTGCTGTTTGTGGGTTATATAATGTGATGCTGATCTGTTCAGCAAGATCTTGttggttgcattgcattgtaccatTGCTAGATACTAAAATTTGTTCATAGTGCAtattcaattttcatttttccctGTATCTGAACTCCTATTCCTCTTCCACACACGATGAAATGAATGAGTTCTGTACTTCCATTTCCAAATAATCCGTCTTTGTTCAGCACAACTATCAAGTATGGACGGTGTAGCCAGAAGTTGGGTCAACAGCAGCAACTTTATTGACGAAATGGAGGACAAGCCAGGCACCTCACTTCCTGCATTTTGCTTTTTCTCATAACACAGTCAGAGACAATCTTTGGTGAACTATGTATTAAGAAGCTATAACTCAAATAACAGTACTCTTCATGAAATGGTAACATGTGGCGGAGTTGATGCCGACACAAGAAAGAAACTAGTAAAAAAAGAAACAGGGAATTCTGCACAGTGTGGCCTCTCAATATAGTCCAAGACAAAAAAATAACCGCATTCCTGTTAAATTACCCGAACAATTGCAGCTGTTGAACCactccccttctttttttctttttctcctcacTTCTTTCTAAAAACCATCATTTCTCCGCCTCATCCTCACAGACCTCACTTGAAAAGTTCATTGTCGCCAAGAAAAAGGAGCAGATTTGTGACTCCATAGTAGACCTTGACCCTTGCTCTCCTCTCTCCACTTTTCTTTTAGTTTAGCAGAAGGAACATAGTCGCGACTCCGTCATCATTCTAATGTGAAATCGACTTCTTTGAGATAGAGGTGTCATGGTGATTGGACGGGGGTTTTAATAGTGATTTGGATGGGGCAGGCACAAATGTGTATACAATGTATAACAGATGCATCTACAATATACAACCTATTGTACAATGTATATACTTATACATTGTTTAATGGTAAGGGTTTTTCAATGATAATTTGGAAGATATGATGTTTCAATATAGTGTTGGTGAGGAGAGGAAGATGAAGTGTTTCCTGTGAGTTGAAATGGAATAGGCCTAGTGGAGCTATGATGACAATGGTGGCGCTGGACAGCTGCCCCTCCATCTAGTGGTCTACGAGAGTGTATATACAGGGAAAAGAGGAAATGGGGTCATTTATGGCAACTCCAGATATATAACAAAATCTAGCCAACCGTTGGTAAGGTGGAGGAGCCAGCCAAAAATGTTAAAGTTCCCAAAACACGAGCTCATTTGGTTGTTTCTCCATTATGAGCCTAAGACACCAACCTTGTGAAGCCCGCGGAAATCAATACATATCCAACATCTATTTAATATAAACGTAACATAACTCATGTGTACAAATTTAAGTGAAGCTACACAAATATTCCTAAGATTCAATACAGGGAAGAAGAATTATCGACTATCCAACAATGTCACTCCATTCCTGTCACTGCCCAGGCCTCCTTCGTCAAGGAAGTTTAAAGTAGCACAATCAATTGTAGACCATGTACTTCGGCGTTGCACTGAATTTCTGATACCCTTTGATAACTTTGTTGACAGCATCTAAAAAGTCTTTCTCTGTAACAGTCTTCCTTCTTGCTCGAATAGCATACATTCCAGCCTCCGTGCACACACTCCTGATGTCAGCTCCTATAAAATAAAGAATCAATAAACTTTACGAATCAGGGCCTTCACTGTTTGgctataaaatataaataaatatacacacacacctGATTACTGATTATGATGTGGACTAACTATATAGTAAATCATGatattcatatatttataataacTTCCTTCCAATGTAAACCTTCGTGTTCATGAAATTTCAGCGACATAAATTGTTTCACAGACCCCTATTCACCACTAAGTCGTGTTCCCCATATTCTTGAGTGTCATaaagcaagaaaagaaagtagGTCACTGCCCCATTTAGCCTTCCAGTACATCAAATTCAATAGATAATATCACCATCTACGACACTACTAATGCTGCCAAAAGAGTGGTTTTAACTAATGGCCACTAGCTGACCAAGACTGCATCCTGCAAGTCATTAGCACTATGACCTCTGTTGATAGATCCATCCAACAGTGAGGGTATGACGCCAATTATCTAAGTTCTCCCACCACATTTAGGTATTTAAACCTTCAttatttaagggacaaaaatatTTGATGGGCCAAAAGGATTGTTCATTGACAAAGAGGTGCGATtacacttcaaaaaaaaaaaaaaaaaatcaagagacAGAGTCCATGACCATGGAATGTCAGTAACTAATTGCAACAAGATAGACCAGATAATATTGGTGTCAGCAATGAAGGGATGAGACAGTAAGCTATTAAACATTGCACAAAGACAACCTCAGAAGTTCAGGTAACGCTAAATGgagattatcaaaaaaattattctcccTAACACTCATTTTGATTTGGTACAGCAATTAACTTAATGTTGGATTTACATAATATTAAGTGTTCAATAAGGGAACGTGTAAGCTCCAATTTACCTTTTTGTACCTTCAGGACCCCCCAAAAAGTCTATAATGAAATATGTTAtagaagttaaaattggctagcATATTACTTAGGCATGTAAGAAATATTCAGGTAGTTGACAATTAGGCTGATAAACAAAATACAGAATGGATATGTTTTTACAATGTTtttccttattaaaaaaaaataaaaaaataaaaaaaaaaacaaatacagAACATGGtcaaattgaatttcaaaacAAATTTGATCTTAAAACTATCTACTACAATAATTTCTTAACGTGTTTATTTTGACAGATACTAAATAGAACGTTGAGAAAAGGAGCGTGACTtggttcttttccttttcttttctttttctgataaGGAAAGCGTGACATGGTACCACTTGAGCTTTTAGGAGCAGAAAAATAAATGCCAGGTATAGGAATTGGACAGCGAGCAGCTGAATACACATAGGTTATATATCAGCTAGaactatataaaataaatttaatatgCTACTCATGGAGCAATGTAAATGAGAGGTTACCTGTAGAGTTTGGACAAAGACGAGCCAAAAGTTCAAACCGAATATCACGCTCACAGTTCATCGTCCGTGTATGAATCTTAAATATCTGGGTCCTACTCTCTAGATCAGGCAGACCAAACTCAACTTTGCGATCCAGTCTCCCAGGACGTAATAATGCAGGATCAAGTGTATCAGGTCTGAAGAAAATAGGAAAATGGAGTTATAATTTGAGCAAGAGGATAACAAGCTGTAAGGCAGTATCTTAGCCATCAATATCAATGTACTGAAAACACTTGTTATCACCATAAATTAACTTCAAACAAATGGAAACAATTGTGAACTCCACAAGATCAAGAGAGGAGGACTGCCTAATCCCCTCCACGAGAGAGGAGTTATATAATTCAGGGAGAGCCTCAGAGGACCTTATAAGATTCAGTCAGACGTGGCCTTTCGGTGCGAAATAAGAGACACTCAACTTGTACTTATAAGCAAAAGTCATGGACATCTTGTGTGCGAGAAAATCATACATTTGATGCGAGTCTACAAAGATGAGCAAACGAAGAAAGCAATAGATGATCTGCCAGAAAGAAAGTACAAGACCAAAGGCAAGCATGAAGCATATAACATCCACCGAGCCTCATTTTATAGCTGCTTAATCACCCGAAGTATCCCAGAGTCTAGAACCCACTAAAGAAATAGATGTATATTCTGAGAAAGTAACCTCACGTTCCTTGTTCCTTTCTGATGGACCCCTGAGGTTCCAGTCGTATAGAAGATTGAGTGTTGTTCTCAGTGAATATGATGTAAATTCTCTACTTTTTGGTATAACATCTCCCATACACAAGCGGTATATAAAAGTAGAGAATCTACACCATAATCCCTGAGAACAACACAATTCTCTATACACTTAGTAAACATGTTTTTATTAATTAgtattaataatataatttaCCATATAAAAGAATAGATGTATATACTGAATAACTGAAAGAAGGGTTCAACATAAGGCAAACTTAACCTATTGGTTGCCATGAGAACTTTAATATTCCCTCGAGCATCGAATCCATCAAGTTGGTTCACAATTTCAAGCATAGTTCGCTGAACCTCATTGTCCCCGCCTGCACCATCATCAAATCGTGCACCTCCAATGGCATCCACTTCATCGAAAAACACAATGCATGCCTTCTTGGAGCGTGCCATCTGCCATACGAAATCACTAGTCAGTTATCAAGGCTACGAgaagaacttgaattagaaTTTGACAGCAAGAGCGCATCTGACCTGGAACAGTTCACGCACCATCCTAGCCCCCTCGCCAACATATTTCTGAACCAGCTCACTACCAATAACACGAATGAAACATGCATCTGTTCGATTAGCCACTGCTCTGGCAAGCAGTGTTTTCCCAGTACCAGGAGGACCATAGCAGAGAACACCCTTCGGGGGATCAATTCCAAGTTTCACAAACTTTTCAGGGTGAAGCATGGGAAGCTCAACAACCTGTtgttaaaattcaaaatttccaCGTCAAAGAAAGAATTTCAACCAGCAGGATCACAATCAGATACTactaagaaaataacacaacgAAAGCATGTACAATCATCAGTACCTCTCTCATTCTTTCAATTTGCTCCTTGCATCCACCAACGTCATTATATGTCACATCAGGTTTTTCCTCAACTGTCATCATGGTAACGCTTGGATCAATTTTGGGAGGCAACGGAATCTGGATTTGATATTTATTCCTGTCAACTCTGCAATAATAACAAAACAAGGTCAAGCTAACCCTCCAatgaaaattcacaaaaaagGCAACAGCTTGGACTTGTTAAGTAATCTTCCATACAGAAGATTTTGTACTCAAAAGTTTGTTCCACCTAAAAGCCCAAGAATCCTACGCTAGGCATAAAAAACACAAAATGAAGGTAACGTCCCACAAGGATTTCCACGAATATTACAAAAGTTCTTTTATTGACTCCAAGATAACAGCATGTTGCTTCTAATTATCCCTATCTGTAGTTGACAAATCCATTACCAAATTGTATGTAGGTTCTCTATTTTTTGTATACAGCTCATATACCGGAAtctttcacatcacatcataCAAAGTATTACTGTATCCGAAAAAGAAGTCCATTACAAACATGCAAGAGATATTGATGTTTATATAACAATTACCCACCCCACCTTCCATGGGCCTATTATTTGTGTAATATGGCAGGTGAGTCTTATTATTTCAAGTTATAAGCCCACGGTGATAACTGCTTTTGCTTAAAGTACAACTTCAGGAGggggagagagaagagaagaatCTACCCGACTCGCATGCCTTCTTCTATATCAGTTGGAGAAACTTTGTCTCCCAATCCAACTACAAACTGCAGGTATAAAATGAGCACTGTCAAAAAGGGTGTTTATTGTCCTCCACTGAAGACTATATCCAACCACAACAATGTGTAACTCATGTCATTTCGAAACAACATAAACCCATAAAcaaccaaaagaagaaagtagaCAACCTTCAGGCTAATGACAAAAAGTTATGGAACAGGTTCATTTCTTTAATCGATGTACTTTCTAAGATGGAAAAGACGTAATATGGGGCAAATAAGTCTCCTACTGTAAGTGTAGTCAAATCATTTCATATATCAACCCTAGGTAAATTACCAATATATCTCCAAATTATTAAGCTTCATACTTCTTACTTATGTCTTGCTAACCCCAAAAGAAAAAGCAACGTGCCATAGATTAAGTCACGCCTTCACAAATTGAACCACATTACGACCGAAAGCAATACTGTATGTGAAAGCCATGATACATTACCTTTGCTATTTGCTTGACATTTATCACATATTTTGCATCTTCTGTATTGGGACTAATTATCTTCGTACACCTTGCTACCTGCTCAAAAGGTTTAGCTTATAGCTTCAAGACATTTAACTAATGAATGATCATGCATCTTTATTCTCATAAAACCACACCTGAAGAGGTTGCTCCTCCTGCATCATCTGTTTATCAGAAACAAGATCCCATTGACTTGGTGCAGCTAACCCAGTGTCAGACTCCTTAATACCTACAATCAATTGAAGAAAGCTATATATTTTAAGGAATATCCaaggaaataacaataataagaaGAAGCACATTGGACAACAACTACTAGTCTACTACTACGCCTCAGTCCCAAAAAGTTGCAGACGGCTATAAGAATCCTCACTGACCGTGTTATTCAATTTAGACTCGTCTCATGTCAATATTATCCAAATACAAATAAATTAGaaattatgtatattttctAAACACATTAGACATTCTGACAAATTAAAAAGGGGAAATCCTAAAAGATCTTTCTGTGTCCTTTTTATTTTGTCTCTAACCCCTCCTACATCAAAaacaaacataaataaataaatggacAATTACAACCTCAATGTATTCAATAAATTTTGCTGCATTCTTAATTTGCCCTAGCCACCCCTAAATGGTTTGGggagaaagtaaaagaaaaacatcaCTTTGCAATAGAGGTACCACAAGTCCAAACTGTAAAGCACAAAGAATCAAAGACATAAAAAATCGTACCGCACaaatcatttatcttttttgacATTTCCTTGAGTTCCTTTTCAACTTTCTTTATGCTTGTTGAATAAGGTCCCAAACCCTGCACAAATCATTTCCATGAATTAGTAAAAAAAATCTCATCATAGAAAAAAGGCTTAACACATGGCCAGCCCCTTAAACTTGCCAGGatattccatttagacactcgaGCTAAGCCCTGTTCCAATTGAACTCCTCAACTCCTAATAAAGTGTTTCAATTAGACACTTTCGGTTCAAATTCTATAAACTTTTGTTGCGCGTGTTTTCATTCATCTATTAGGTAGCTgaataatcacataaaatatgtcaatCTCACATAATTATACGCATTAACCTCAAATACAAAATGTCTGGGGTTTTACGGTTTATTGAGGTGAATGTTAAAGCAGATAACATATTTTATGTAGTTAATTTATAACTACTCCCCTCCGTCTcattttaagtgtcttagtttgactaggcacggtgtataagaaaaaaagagacttttgaattttgttgtcCTGAATTAGGACCGAAATTAAAGATGCGTATAATGTACTAGAATGTCCTTCTAATCTTGTtgttataaacttgacatgcaGGAGACAGTCTTTTTGGGACagatcaaaaaggaaaatatgacacttaaatTGGAACGCAGGGAGTACCTAATAGACAAATGAAAACAcattaaaaagaaattcaaaatttgaagtgAAAGTATCTAATTGAAACACTTTATTAAGAGTTGAGGTATTCAATTGGAACAGGACTTAGTTCcagtgtctaaatggaatatCCTCAGTTTAGGGGGCTACCTATGTATTAAGCGTAGAAAagagaaatcataattttaagGAAATTGGTGATATTTCTGGCAATCAAAAAAGGAATTGTAATTCGAATAAGACTATCACGAGGACACAAGGAATATAGATATAGGGATTATTATATATTAGATAATTAAAAGAAGAGAGATAGACATACATAAGTTTTGAGAAGAGCAATATCATCTTCATCAAGAGGAGGTGGGTTCTTTTCGTCTTTGATCTCATCTTCGATATCAGCAGCTGCTGCTGGTGCCATTGATTTTGCAGATTTACACGAATGGAAGAATCAGCTCTACTGTCTAATGCACCTGCTAAGTGGGCTACCCGAACTTAATTGGGCCTAAAATGCCCGACTTCAACTTACCCAAAtactatgttgctcggactcttcacttttggtgccgcacccgtgtcgacacgacatgggtgtgggtgtgggatccGTACCCAATCTGGTCAACCAATTTtgggtactttgaccaaaatcgagggAGAAATTAGGACGATTCGATGATTTatgtaatcaaaacaaaaagctACGGTGAATTGAAGAAAACGGAATAACTTGTATATAGAAATTTCTATGtcattccttttccttttatctccttccgagattctcctcttgatcaatattttctcctcaAGCTTTTcacataatatctcaaaatttaggttttataactcttttttttaggattttgaattattttttgccGAATCCCTTTTAGTATCCGTACCAGGATCCGTACCCTCGTATCTTAAAAGTTAGATCGTGACGAATCCGACCTCTAGATCTGTACCCATATCCGAcacccgcacccgagtccgagtaacatagcCCAAATATATAGGAAAAGCAAcacgggcaatttgcacgattgcacTTATCTGGGGGCGGTCTCTAACTTTTGTCTCTCAAATTACCGGTCTTAAATTTTTGTCTTTCGCCTAAGAGGTTCTGGATTTGAACCCCTGTTCAGTTAAAATGTAAATTGCAAGGCAAATTTTTGTaacaaaattaggcctattcgggcagcctaacttttgtagaattccggcagagtaaaaaaaaaagtttgtcttgcaaaatttcgcaaggcaaactTTTGGGAAGccttgccttgtgatttttttttctttactgaGCAGGGGTTCAAGCCCAAAATCTCAAGTtattttcggtcacttttttaagcgaaggacaaaaattaaagagaaaacaTCATTAATTGCCCGCCTAACCCAAACTAATTACCCGTCCATGCCCCCTCCCAAACTATTTCGCTTCTGCCCAACCCAGCCCAAACTAATTACCCGACGTGCCCCCCTCACCCAAACCCCTTCCTCCATGATATAAtcgcagtatatttatatatcatgatggtatcatggaggactaagagaagggcTGAagtagtcctccatgataccatcttaatatatttatatagcaCGATGATACCATGGTCCCGAGGAGTGTTTTgttgaaggactgaagcagtcctcCATAATACCAtcacagtatatgtatataagacgatggtatcatggaggttttttttcgagaaaagtgtgtcatttttagtaaatgaacatgatcattCACAATACcgtctcagtatatttatataccatgatggtatcatagaggactaagagaaggactgaagcaccttccatgataccatctcaatatatttatataccatgatggtatcacgGAGGACTGAGAGAAGGATTGAAACATctttcatgataccatctcagtatatttatatactatatTGGTATCATAACTGGGGGCATCTTAGGtaaatacttttaatttttgtctggGGGTACGAAAGTAATGGGGTATGGGCGGATAATTATTTTGGTTTGAGGGGGCATGCGTGATCTTTCcctaaaattaaagaccaccaatttgaggggcaaaaattgaagaccagcggctttgaagggcaatctatgcaacaaaaaaaaaaaatggaacaacACAAAATATCCATAAAAAGGCAAAAAATTAGGGAAAATTACATTTTATGTTTGttggaagaaaatatttatGCCACGCagcccatattttgagtttgttatccagtttatcccatatttgtatataaacactttttatacactattatacatttCTATACAaagttgatacattatgtataatgctttccctcgggtataatgttgtataatattatataaattgaaaatatggctacgtggcgtaatattttatgttgggctgtatatttttgaaagtttccCAATTATTTATCCCCCCATATCCCCTCATAAATAGTCTCGCTTCTACTTTGAAAATAGTTACCCGAGTTTCCCCTCGATCAAAACTCTTATTCCATGATACTAtctaaatatatttataaaccATGATGTTATCATGATGACGTAGAGAGTATCTAattgaaggactgaagcagtcatttatgataccatctcagtaaaTGATATACATCGTGATAGTATCATAGTTTTGTAGGTATCCGGGTAAAATGTTTTGGGGCATGAAAGTAAAGGAACATTTTCGGGTAATTGTTTTGCCTGCAGTGGGCATTTGTGTTctttttcctatatatatacactacttTCCGTTTCAATTTTGTGGCatacttttcttttctataccaaaaaaaatatcacatttctaaaacttaactttaaaattcacAGAAATGGATGTGTGACCTGATTGTCTACTCAGAGCAATGCTTGTACTAGACCAAGGAACGAGTATGTCCAATGCAATTGCTAGGGGGCCGGTTTAGTTTAACTCACTCAATTGGGCCTAAAAGGCCCGACTTGAACTTTACCCAAATAAACAAGtagccacaattttttttttttttttt is a window of Lycium ferocissimum isolate CSIRO_LF1 chromosome 12, AGI_CSIRO_Lferr_CH_V1, whole genome shotgun sequence DNA encoding:
- the LOC132040714 gene encoding 26S proteasome regulatory subunit 7 homolog A-like translates to MAPAAAADIEDEIKDEKNPPPLDEDDIALLKTYGLGPYSTSIKKVEKELKEMSKKINDLCGIKESDTGLAAPSQWDLVSDKQMMQEEQPLQVARCTKIISPNTEDAKYVINVKQIAKFVVGLGDKVSPTDIEEGMRVGVDRNKYQIQIPLPPKIDPSVTMMTVEEKPDVTYNDVGGCKEQIERMREVVELPMLHPEKFVKLGIDPPKGVLCYGPPGTGKTLLARAVANRTDACFIRVIGSELVQKYVGEGARMVRELFQMARSKKACIVFFDEVDAIGGARFDDGAGGDNEVQRTMLEIVNQLDGFDARGNIKVLMATNRPDTLDPALLRPGRLDRKVEFGLPDLESRTQIFKIHTRTMNCERDIRFELLARLCPNSTGADIRSVCTEAGMYAIRARRKTVTEKDFLDAVNKVIKGYQKFSATPKYMVYN